The genomic DNA aaGCAAGTTTGAATGGTTTGTACACAATGAGAGTGTTACACACCTTCAGCCAGTGGACACAGCTTCCTCCAGCAGGTGATCCCTCCCTCCTGGTAGGGATCCTACGGCGGTCTCCAAAAGAAAGAGCTGTACGCCACACGTCACCACAAACAGATACGGCACCAGGAATGCACCTGAATGTTAACAAATACTTATGTGCAATATTTGGAAGAGAAGATGTTCTGCGGGAGGCTTACCGCCACCATTTTTGTAGCACAAGTAAGGAAATCTCCACACGTTGCCCAAGCCGACTATGTTTCCGGCAACAGCCAGGAGGAACTCCACCTTGCTGCCCCAGTGTCCTCTTTCCTCCAACTCATTTTGGCGTCGTTTCATGCCACGCTTTTTCCTCCACATTCCCAAAAGTCTCAATGTGAACACAAGCGTCCACACTGGCTGTCCAGGTTTAAATTCTTAATCGTTGAGGCGTTTGTCACTTAATGAGCAACCTACCAAACAGTTCATTAGTTCCCACTGGAAATGTAAATAATCTCCTTGCTGAGAATGGGCTGCAACATTTCATATACTTACAATGCAGCTGCAAGTCATTGTTCCACGTTTATAAAGAATACATTAAAACTATAGTATTATTAAAAAGTTGAAGAAAATGTTCTCCATTACTTTGTGTGAGTGCAAGCGATagttttatttcacattttgttcgTCATACATCCAATGTAAAATTGCAAATATCCTAATTGTTCATGAACTGCTTTTTTCCAGGGATTAAATTGGAATAGACTAACTCACATGTTCACCGAAAATTTAAATGACTTCCTTAGCACATATGTCAGGCATGGGTAAGATAATGAACTTTACATTGATGGCATGTATAGATAATATAAACAATAGGCTGATGTCCAGTGCTTGTCTCCCTTGTGTTTTTGTCTGTGACTCATATGAGATCCTCCCCAGTGATGGGTTGCAGTGCCGTCTCTTCCTTTCTGGTCAGTGAGTGGTTAGGCTGCTCGGGCCAGCACAGTTTATGGAGACGCTAACAAGTGGACACAAATCAAAGTGAGCTCAAATCTTCCAACTATTCTTTACAGAAGGATGCAAAATAGTCACTGTGTCATTTTATCATTGATACTGTAAATCTTTCACAGGGTATTGTCAAATGCAGCCTTGCCCCACCTGACTAAGGTTTCCAGTGGCGGTGCTCAGCTTGTACAGTGCCCAGCCTGGCACCAACAGGATGGAGGAGAGGGCCATGATCCAGCCCATTACGTAGGCCCAGGTAGGGTACACATACCAGCGATTAAAGGTCAAGGGCTGATACTCAACAAGTGAACATAGAAAGGACCCCTGGGGAAACAAAAAAGTATGTTATACCTGAGGGTACACCTGAATAtatgattttaaaagtatttACAATGGAAACTAATGCATGCTCGTAGATAGCCATAATGAATCCCTCATGACATCACATGATCTACCTAGTGGGGATAGTAGTGAATTACACATTTGTCAACCCTTTGAAAATATGGCATGTTTGTCAAAATCAAGCACATGTTGATATTTTAACTGCCAAAAAAGAAATGCCTCTGTTTTTTTTAGACAGAGCTTTTGTACTAAAATATTATTTTGTGCATTGAAATGTGCTTCTATATACTCACCAGTGAAACAATGGGTGTGAGGTAGAGCCAGCAGATTCTGAAGAAAGGATTAGCACGTTCGCCCGTCATATCCGCGATGATGGCATATAGCCGCTCTGCTCCTGTACAGAGAAGTCGTTTTGTAACATCACGCACATACGGTACACAGATGAGCCCATATTGGAACTACCACTGCTAACATGTCATTACTACCACAAGCACAAACCTAAATAGGAAAACAAATTGTTTGTGGACTATTATAGTGAGATTAAAGCGATACCAAAATGAgtatttaattaaatattcacAAATGGGTAGTGATCTAAGATCAAGTGTAAGATCACTAGTAACTCCTATGTCAACCAACCTAATACACAACAGAAACAGTCCTAGGTTTGTATGTACAGCACATCAATGGAGAAACTTGACAAAGTATCTGCACGTGGATTGAAGACCTGCCAGCATGTACACATTTTCCTTACTCGGCACATATTTTGACTCTTAACTACACCTATAATGCTTCACTGCTCTCTGGTATGCATTTTGTTGCTTTTTGCCAGTTTTAGTTTTATTTGAGTCTTGCGCGTGAGACATTAACACAGCTTAATTCGGTCCTCGCAACCAGCATATTGTATCCGAGTTGGGGTTGGTCAGGTGTATGGTTGAGTTAATGAATGGGGCATTCAAATATGATGTGCTGTGCGGTCTGGTCGATAGGTCCACAGATACAGTCTGCTGATGAGCGCAGCCCCCAGcgtatcatattgtaattgtaagtGTTGTAGTAGTTTGGCGCCAGGTGGCCACATAGTGTTCAGGTGGACAATAAGTTGAGTAGGGCATTGGATTTCCCGCCTGCGAGCTCTCCAGGCTTTGTAGATGTTACAGTCAGAGCTGCAAAAAAACGCTGTGAGGCGGTGGGAAGGTAGGTGTTGGCAGTCAAGTTTGGAGAACTGGCCAAGGTTGTGTAGAGGATGTCTTCAATCAAGTGAGGCTCACTTCACAAATGCTCTCTGCGCAAGGCTGCGGGTGCGATGCCAGCTAAAACAGGCAGAAACTCTGACCGAGTAGGCCGTAGGCAGCCTCAATGCAtagacatcatatatatatatatatagaccggCACTAGATCAGGTAACAACAAGATTAGCGGCCGCCATTTTACCCCAGACATCGCTCAGTCAGATATCTATGGGGAAAACTTTTTAGTGTTCTTTGTCTTCGTCTGTGCCTACCTGCAGCTGCAACTTACTTGTTAAGTTCCAAACTTTTCACCCTATAGTAAACTTACAGTCAGAAAAAAACTCACAAACTGGCTGTAATACATTTGATAATAATGTTTATGTAAGGTGTAATGATAATATGTAAAATGCTGTCTAAATAAACAAAGTACAGCTTATATACAGCGGCATCCTATTGTTCATAGCTGACTGGAATCTAGGGTAATATGGTGGCACATCTGTCGCCTATTTTAAACTACAGACAGTAGTCACGTTACTATATCTATGCCTCCGTGTGTCATTGAGTGTGGTGTTAAGCATGTATTACCATGCATTATACATGCGTGTATAATGCATGTAAGCATGTATGTGCACACTCCTGGAGCAGCATACTCTGCAGCGTTGTACAGTGGATGTGTTGACTCCGCAAGATGCCCCTGCTCGCTGGCGAAGGAGGTTGTTTCTGGATGACACTTCAACTACAATGTCATAGGCTGCAGTTTGGTCTACCAGGATTACATTTGCCTTGCTGCGTTTCTCAAAGCTGTCTTCTATGTCGTTTGTGAGTTTCGCAATTTGGTGAACAGTACTGCGTCCAGGACAGAATCCTGCTATTTCGTCTGAAAGTTGGGAGTCCATGACTGATTCCAGCTGGACCAGGAGAAGACGTTCCAGTTGCTTGAGGGTCATATAAGACTGAGAGGGGTCGGTTATTCTTTGGATTGTCCAACAAAAACCCTCTTGCCTAAGGTGACGTAAACCTCCGTAATAAAGTAAAGTTTGTAGAATATTTGTTCAGAGAGTGTATAGCCCACCTCTGCCATCTCCAACTTTGGATCAACTTTTGTAATAAAAATAGGTGTTATAACAGGTTGATGTGTTCGAACTGCATTAACACTCCTTCTCTCTTTAATTACTATTGTTTGCTCGCAAGCTAAAACGTTTTGAGAGTTGTAGTTGTAGTTTCTCAATGAGTGGACGTCAATTCGCGCACTCAACCCAGTGATAGTTTTAAAAatcagggttgtccaaagtgtggcccaggcaTCATGTATTTCTCAAGTTTTGGATCTGTGTTTGAACATcactgaaaaatattttttgcaaaatagTAGAAGGGACCTTTTAACAGTAATTACCTGCATCAGCATACCTACCAAATATCCAGCCTATTGCCAAGGTTTCAAACCCACTGAGAAAGAGAATGCAGGCTCCATTGCAGGCGTAATAGTCAAACACCTGAAAGATGTACATTCCTCCCTGAGAATGAGAGCAGgggaaattataaattttttatcttattagtttgtttttcatttaattgtgcatatatgtttaaggAGTATGTATCCCCACATCTGTGATCATGATGAGCTGGGACAAGAAACATGTGaggcaaaagaggagaaggaaacGTTCCCGCCTGCCCGCCTGGCGCATCACTGCGGGAAACATGTCCACCACTGACGTGATCACTACTTCCATGGCAACAAACTTTATACAGAAAAAGAAAAGATCAAGCCATGAGGGACGTTCCATAGGTAAGTAGTTTCAGAATGACAATAAGCCTATACTTGTGTGTCTAAGCCCAGAAGAATGATCATGAAGAAGAAGCAGATGGACCACAGTTGAGGCAACGGCATCATGGCTACCGCCTGAGGATAAGCGATGAATGCCAAGCCTGGACCTGGAAAGAACACTGCACTGTCACTATCAATATAGGACATTTCAACCATTTCCTAACATGCTTGAATTGTACTCAATGGAAGATTTAAAGTGGAACAATGGCACTAACAttatgtttttatcatcttcaggATTGACGCTATACTGGCTGCCATTTTGTCTTGTCacacaatgaaggcaacacatagttTGTGTTCTTCTATAGTTAgcttttttattaattaaatggAACAAGAAACAAGCTTTCAAATGGTCAATTAGAGAGCTTCTTCAAATGTAATTTTATTATGTGAAACAACAGCACCTTCTGGCCTGAGTCAAATGAGACAAAATGGCAATCCCCATGTTACCATACGCTTGCTAACCAGATAGTGCAACCAGTTGAGCTCCTACATTATTACATTTTGGTGAGCCTATTTAAATTGTAACTCTATTTATTCATACTTGCATGCCAAAATACACAGAGTTGCTAAAGTGTGATTGGCTAATTATATACGTATTATATATTTGCATAATAAGCCTACAGTTGCTCAAATGTTGGTGTCCATTGATTGTGTTCATagtatttttcattttgtttgataTTAACTGGTTAAGAAAACGTTCATATAACTAATTAGATAAACACAACTAACTGTGGAAGATATGTAATTGTGCAGTTATTATCATTAGTAATGACACTAACTACAGAAAAAAAGTTTCATGACACCTGTGCATGTCATGTGAGTGGATGTCCTCAAGATGGCAGCAGACATTTTTACAAATCTTTCAAATTTATTGCAAACTCTGTTACTGTGTTTGAAACCCGTATGTTATCTCTGAGCTTAATCTCGCTCTTTTTTTCAACAGCAGGTGCCATTTTAAGAAGGTTTAAAGTTTACCAGACTCTGCTACTTCTGCAATGGGAACTCCCTGCTCATGAGCCATGAACCCCAGCACAGAGAAGACTGCAAAACCAGCCACCACACTGGTAAGACTGTTCAGTAAACACAGCCACAAACAGTCTCTGCAACACACAAATTGACTTTTTTAAACTTTTGGTACAACTTGGTCCATCACACTCTTTAGACTTTGTGCTTCTGGTGCACAGTTAAAATAAGTGAGTGAATGATGTTAAAACTAATCCTGACAAATTGGGAATAAATCGGTCCATTTCTAACTGACATATGCAGCTCAATTAAGTCAATTTTTTATTTGTACTATAATACTGTGCATTACTTGTATTTGTCTAAATGTCGTAAAAcgtacaaaaatataaatatgcaCATGAACTATACTGAAAAAATACAGTTGCACTCACTGTCGATTTACTTGCAAAGATTATACAATTGCAAAAGTTTAtacaattaaaatacagtagctttACTCATCTTACAAAAAGTTACTCCAAAAAATATTGAAGGCTTTTATGTATTATATAATGGGGGCTGTATCATTTCAAGTGCAACTGTATTTAATAAACATTTTACTTTATTGGATGTgttcatcatttaaaaaaattgcccACTAAGGTTCTAATGAAATTGAATGGAGATTTTCTCCACTCATTCTGTTGTGACAAGtcccttttgcataatattactaAACAATACATGTTTAttgtagtttgcagtggtgtTGAACTACATGGCTTCATACTTATTTTTTATTAAGTGTTTCTAATATTTCCCAAATAATGAAACCAAAATTTTACATATTTGTAACCCAGTTAGTTCGGCCCCATGCCTTTATCCCATTCCGCACGGGGACACGGATGCTGGTCGTTCGTAGAAGAGGCAAGTGTGATGACCCTAGGGCTAAAAGCCCCGAGCTGGCAGAACAGCAGCCAGCTCTACTCATGAAGTTGTCAGGTAGGAAGGTTTACTAACGAACACTTGGCGGAGCCACACTGGCTGGCCCCCGTTACATATGgttgttaaaaaagttaaagtaccaatgattgtcacacacacacactaggtgtggtgaaatttgtcccctggatttgacccattcccttgttcaccccctgggatatgaggggagcagtgggcagaagcggtgccgcgcccaggaatcatttttggtgatttaacccccaattccaacacttgatgctgagtgccaagcagggaggtaatgggtcccatttttatagtctttggtatgactcggccggggtttcatactcagggcggacactctaaccactaggccactgagtagactaTGTTGAAGTTAAGTTCTTCTTAAAGAACAACCCGTCGATCACGAAAATTTTAGAAAGAAAaagtattaatatgacatcaggAACAAACCAAAACTAAAAATGACTAATAGACCCACCAGCAGGCACACATTTTAACCCCTGAACACACCCGCACGCCTCGCCTCTTCTCTTCAGCCTCGACACCGCCGCCACACCCCCCAAGCGCGGCCGCACACTATAACCACTCGTCTATTAAACGCAATTTGCATGATGTGCACAAAAATCATTGAGCT from Entelurus aequoreus isolate RoL-2023_Sb linkage group LG10, RoL_Eaeq_v1.1, whole genome shotgun sequence includes the following:
- the LOC133658241 gene encoding sodium- and chloride-dependent GABA transporter 2-like, which produces MTYIIILSWALFYLLFSFNSQLPWSTCDNYWNTVDCVDFTTRNHTLEGSNHTNGTSAATEFWERRVLNISGGIEEIGSIRWEVLLCLIAMWIICYFCIWKGVKSTGKVVYFTATFPYIMLLILLIRGLTLPGARQGVVFYLLPEPSRLTDPQVWMEAGAQIFFSYSIGVGTLTVLGSYNPYSNNCYKDCLWLCLLNSLTSVVAGFAVFSVLGFMAHEQGVPIAEVAESGPGLAFIAYPQAVAMMPLPQLWSICFFFMIILLGLDTQFVAMEVVITSVVDMFPAVMRQAGRRERFLLLFCLTCFLSQLIMITDGGMYIFQVFDYYACNGACILFLSGFETLAIGWIFGAERLYAIIADMTGERANPFFRICWLYLTPIVSLGSFLCSLVEYQPLTFNRWYVYPTWAYVMGWIMALSSILLVPGWALYKLSTATGNLSQRLHKLCWPEQPNHSLTRKEETALQPITGEDLI